Proteins encoded together in one Streptomyces sp. B1I3 window:
- a CDS encoding TetR/AcrR family transcriptional regulator: MAEHRTMQRGALLDAARSLLSEGGTEALTFPALAERTGLARSSVYEYFRSRAAVVEELCAVDFPVWAAEVENAMGRAGTPEEKVEAYVRRQLDLVGDRRHRAVVAISASELDAGAREKIRAAHGGLIAMIVEALADLGHAEPRLAAMLLQGSVDAAVRRIELGAAEEPGVVADTAVAMILRGVRG, translated from the coding sequence GTGGCCGAGCACCGGACCATGCAGCGCGGCGCCCTCCTGGACGCCGCACGATCCCTGCTGTCCGAGGGAGGAACGGAGGCGCTGACCTTCCCCGCCCTCGCCGAGCGCACGGGCCTCGCCAGGTCCTCCGTCTACGAGTACTTCCGCTCCCGTGCGGCCGTGGTCGAGGAACTCTGCGCGGTCGACTTCCCCGTGTGGGCCGCCGAGGTCGAGAACGCCATGGGCCGGGCCGGTACGCCGGAGGAGAAGGTCGAGGCGTACGTCCGCAGGCAGCTCGACCTGGTCGGGGACCGCCGGCACCGGGCTGTCGTGGCGATCTCCGCGAGCGAGCTGGACGCGGGGGCGCGGGAGAAGATCCGCGCCGCGCACGGCGGCCTGATCGCCATGATCGTCGAGGCGCTGGCCGACCTGGGCCACGCCGAGCCCCGGCTGGCGGCCATGCTGCTGCAGGGCTCGGTGGACGCCGCGGTGCGCCGGATCGAGCTGGGCGCGGCGGAGGAACCGGGTGTGGTCGCGGACACGGCCGTGGCGATGATCCTGCGCGGTGTACGCGGCTGA